In Geminocystis sp. NIES-3708, a single window of DNA contains:
- a CDS encoding DUF3226 domain-containing protein, with translation MSNILIVESKNDRIFFDALINYLNLPIETEIILNEYETLDGLSEKILIEKLKSLQARNLKKPINKLGIIIDIDNYTVAERIEFINNCLNPVFSDINILKNTSEFIEVSSPSNKIKIAFYFTNVEGKGELETVLKAIKSQDSPHADCLEDWQKCLENQGGNIKQKDFDKFWVNIYIRYDTCSNQERKQAGKKCSMNNFEYIMTNKKEIWNFEDENLQKLKDFLSLFNKKFNE, from the coding sequence GTGAGTAATATTCTTATTGTTGAAAGCAAAAACGATCGAATTTTTTTTGATGCTTTAATTAATTATCTCAATCTACCAATCGAAACGGAAATTATCCTTAATGAATATGAAACTTTAGACGGTTTATCAGAAAAAATATTAATAGAAAAACTCAAAAGTTTACAAGCTCGTAATTTGAAAAAACCAATTAATAAGTTAGGTATTATTATCGATATTGATAATTACACGGTAGCGGAGAGAATAGAATTTATTAATAATTGTTTAAATCCAGTTTTTTCGGATATAAATATATTGAAAAATACCAGTGAATTTATTGAAGTATCCAGTCCTAGTAATAAGATTAAAATAGCTTTTTATTTTACTAATGTTGAAGGAAAAGGAGAATTGGAAACGGTATTAAAAGCTATAAAATCTCAAGATTCACCCCATGCAGATTGCCTTGAAGATTGGCAAAAATGTTTAGAAAATCAAGGTGGAAATATTAAACAAAAAGACTTTGATAAATTTTGGGTTAATATTTATATTCGTTATGATACTTGTTCTAATCAAGAAAGAAAACAAGCAGGAAAAAAATGCAGTATGAATAATTTTGAATACATTATGACTAATAAAAAAGAGATTTGGAACTTTGAAGATGAAAATTTACAGAAATTAAAAGATTTTTTATCATTATTTAATAAAAAATTTAATGAGTAA
- a CDS encoding RNA-guided endonuclease TnpB family protein has protein sequence MEVTRTIKLKFKNLNKCKADIFVEMTAESTRVANELLAIPYMERRNMTTAKVVSSLKSALLNQVIRHTCSATGRKAKHYNVLPPEINKQNWKLMKVGDTFSLSFPTVQGEKRVPVEVASRHWQYILDGILLGEISYGSFKLICHKNKWYAYVSITEDVPEVKAQKRLGVDRGQNQIAVVAGSKGFGKFYSGREVKHRRRYFQKRREELQKAKKFRALKKWNKKERRWMEAINHTVSCRIVRFAEYHQADVVIEDLESCRKTMKQRKKDRSNMGQSRHSWAFYSLEQKLDYKLSLKGLRMLKRPAPYTSKSCSKCGVLGNRKGHHFNCPNGHYSNSDLNASRNLAQYDGFSCQLDLKKADSVIDSVGLVDAVLGNPPNSMKQLPFGVNV, from the coding sequence ATGGAAGTAACTCGCACAATTAAGCTGAAATTTAAAAATCTCAATAAATGCAAAGCAGATATCTTTGTAGAGATGACGGCTGAAAGTACGAGAGTTGCTAATGAATTATTAGCTATACCATATATGGAAAGAAGAAACATGACAACGGCAAAAGTTGTTTCTTCGTTAAAATCTGCCCTCTTAAATCAGGTAATTCGGCATACTTGCTCTGCTACTGGAAGAAAAGCAAAACATTATAATGTTTTGCCGCCTGAAATCAACAAACAAAATTGGAAGTTGATGAAGGTTGGTGACACCTTTTCTCTATCATTCCCTACTGTTCAAGGAGAGAAAAGAGTTCCAGTAGAAGTAGCTTCCCGTCACTGGCAATACATCTTAGATGGTATTTTGTTAGGGGAGATAAGCTATGGGTCATTTAAACTTATCTGTCACAAGAATAAGTGGTATGCCTATGTGTCTATAACGGAGGATGTTCCAGAAGTAAAGGCACAGAAAAGGTTAGGTGTGGATAGAGGACAGAATCAAATTGCTGTAGTGGCTGGTTCTAAAGGATTCGGCAAGTTTTATTCAGGAAGAGAAGTAAAACATCGCAGACGCTATTTCCAAAAACGTAGAGAGGAATTGCAAAAAGCAAAAAAATTCCGTGCTTTAAAAAAATGGAATAAAAAAGAGCGTAGATGGATGGAAGCTATTAATCATACTGTTTCTTGTAGAATAGTGCGCTTTGCAGAATATCATCAAGCCGATGTAGTTATTGAAGACTTGGAAAGTTGCCGTAAAACTATGAAACAAAGAAAGAAAGATCGCTCAAATATGGGTCAATCTCGTCATAGTTGGGCTTTCTATTCTTTAGAACAAAAGTTAGATTATAAGTTGTCTTTAAAAGGATTAAGGATGTTAAAACGTCCTGCTCCTTATACTTCTAAAAGCTGTTCTAAATGTGGAGTATTGGGAAACAGAAAAGGGCATCATTTTAACTGTCCCAATGGACACTATAGCAACTCAGACTTAAATGCTTCGAGAAACCTAGCTCAATATGATGGTTTCTCTTGTCAGCTAGACCTAAAGAAAGCTGATTCTGTAATAGATTCAGTGGGTCTAGTTGATGCGGTACTTGGCAATCCGCCTAACTCTATGAAGCAGTTGCCCTTCGGGGTAAATGTGTAA
- a CDS encoding AAA family ATPase: protein MNRNTKKEIELIGTTKEKTEEEINSFIFPRTVRLNTNQSTRKLRDKEIATVSLNNIYSGNKIELHSSNDHISILNYQNFFRLFIYSEIDLIDKENSKLYFKEDYEIKTQGNDIIISKGVKGHSTIKRQGINKNHEIISKYLMQWLEKNSIFCVLSLAKISNRELAKNFDLAILNDKSGEILNILQKLDPTIAEIRSLTINEPDIYLRRKGENFLPISLFGDCFNRVLDIILRIINSKNSVCLIDEIENGIHYQNQREFWRSLFKLVMELDIQIFATTHSLEMIKAFADVGLEYPNEGAYFELARHEKTNQIVSIKRDLDVLQYSLKHEGGVGLRGE, encoded by the coding sequence TTGAATAGAAATACTAAAAAAGAAATTGAGTTAATAGGTACAACTAAAGAAAAAACCGAAGAAGAAATAAATAGTTTTATATTTCCTCGAACTGTTAGATTAAATACAAACCAATCAACAAGGAAATTAAGAGACAAAGAAATAGCGACAGTATCACTAAATAATATATATTCGGGAAATAAAATAGAATTACATAGCTCAAACGATCATATTTCCATTCTTAATTATCAAAACTTTTTTAGATTGTTTATTTATTCTGAGATTGATTTGATAGACAAAGAAAATAGTAAATTATACTTTAAAGAAGATTATGAAATAAAAACACAAGGAAACGATATAATCATATCAAAAGGTGTTAAAGGCCATTCTACAATAAAAAGACAAGGAATAAACAAAAATCACGAAATTATTTCTAAATATTTAATGCAATGGCTTGAAAAAAACTCTATATTTTGTGTATTGTCTCTTGCCAAAATATCAAATCGAGAATTGGCTAAAAACTTTGATTTAGCAATCTTAAATGATAAATCTGGTGAAATTTTAAATATTTTGCAAAAATTAGATCCTACTATTGCAGAAATTAGAAGTTTAACCATAAATGAGCCAGATATTTACTTAAGAAGAAAAGGGGAAAACTTTTTACCTATTTCTTTGTTTGGTGATTGCTTTAATCGAGTACTTGACATAATTTTGAGAATCATTAATAGTAAAAATAGTGTTTGTTTAATTGACGAAATAGAAAACGGTATTCATTATCAAAATCAACGAGAATTTTGGCGTAGTTTGTTTAAGTTAGTAATGGAATTAGATATTCAAATTTTTGCCACAACTCATAGTTTAGAAATGATAAAAGCCTTTGCTGATGTAGGTTTAGAATATCCAAATGAAGGGGCTTATTTTGAATTAGCAAGACATGAAAAAACGAATCAAATTGTGAGTATAAAAAGAGATTTAGATGTTTTGCAATATTCTTTAAAGCATGAAGGAGGAGTCGGGTTAAGAGGTGAGTAA
- a CDS encoding TldD/PmbA family protein has product MSKVQTIAQTATEKASQLGITKFDIYGSAIDQTSVQVFQGEPKQVKASQKSSVIVRVWNEKQQIGVTSTTDIDAVGIELALKTALEASNFGVTNYVPDFSDEAKLPLPSVNSELGKASLASDLIDKLLKIEADLLNSHEAITSVPYNGLAEQEIERFYINSDGALREETRSFSSIYLYTTTEEENRKPRSGGAYKVANTLQKLDIDGCFQETVEKTISHLNYEPIKSGKYRVVFSPEAFLSLLGAFSNLYNAQNILDKQSLSTPESLGQKIASSLLSVSDNALHEGNISAETFDGEGTPTRNLPIIDKGVLVNFLHSSVTAKRMNTTPTGHASIGAKVSISPNYYHVFRGEEPTTQYNLNTAENIILIDDVQALHAGVNSLQGSFSLPFDGWLVNQGEKISIEAATVAGDFLDVLKSIIFVEETPEVTPSGVCPRIWVDSLSITGQ; this is encoded by the coding sequence ATGTCAAAAGTTCAGACTATTGCTCAAACTGCCACCGAAAAAGCTTCACAATTGGGAATTACAAAATTTGACATATATGGTTCGGCAATTGATCAAACTAGCGTACAAGTGTTTCAAGGTGAGCCAAAACAAGTAAAAGCTTCTCAGAAATCAAGTGTTATTGTGAGAGTCTGGAATGAAAAACAACAGATAGGTGTTACTTCTACTACTGACATTGATGCCGTGGGAATTGAATTAGCTTTGAAAACTGCCTTAGAAGCTAGTAACTTTGGTGTAACTAATTATGTACCAGATTTTAGTGATGAAGCAAAATTACCTTTGCCATCCGTAAATAGTGAATTAGGTAAGGCTTCTTTAGCTTCTGATTTAATTGATAAGTTATTGAAAATTGAAGCTGATTTGTTAAATTCTCATGAAGCGATCACATCCGTGCCTTATAATGGATTGGCAGAACAAGAAATAGAAAGATTTTATATTAACAGTGATGGTGCATTAAGGGAAGAAACTCGTTCTTTTTCCTCCATCTATTTATATACTACCACCGAAGAAGAAAATAGAAAACCCCGTAGCGGTGGTGCATATAAAGTAGCAAATACCTTACAGAAATTAGACATCGATGGTTGTTTTCAAGAAACTGTAGAAAAAACTATTAGTCATCTTAATTATGAACCAATAAAGTCAGGAAAATATCGAGTCGTTTTTTCACCTGAAGCCTTTTTAAGTTTATTAGGTGCATTTAGCAACCTCTATAACGCTCAAAATATTCTTGATAAACAAAGTTTATCAACTCCTGAATCATTGGGACAAAAAATCGCTTCTTCTTTACTGTCTGTCAGTGATAATGCTTTACATGAAGGAAATATTAGTGCAGAAACCTTTGATGGTGAAGGCACACCAACCCGTAATTTACCTATTATTGATAAGGGAGTTTTAGTGAATTTTTTACATAGTAGTGTAACTGCAAAAAGAATGAATACAACTCCTACAGGTCATGCTAGTATTGGAGCAAAAGTAAGTATTAGCCCCAATTATTATCATGTTTTTCGTGGAGAAGAGCCTACTACTCAATATAATTTAAATACGGCTGAAAATATCATTTTAATTGATGATGTTCAAGCATTACACGCAGGAGTCAATTCCTTACAAGGTTCATTTTCTTTACCCTTTGATGGTTGGTTAGTCAATCAAGGAGAAAAAATAAGCATTGAAGCCGCAACGGTAGCAGGAGATTTTCTTGATGTTTTAAAATCTATTATTTTTGTGGAAGAAACTCCCGAAGTTACTCCTAGCGGTGTTTGTCCTCGTATTTGGGTCGATAGTTTATCGATTACAGGACAATAA
- a CDS encoding AAA family ATPase: protein MLLDIQIKNFRCFEDTKIEGFQRVNLIGGKNNSGKTALLEAIYIYHQNHKVFFF, encoded by the coding sequence ATGCTACTTGATATTCAGATTAAAAATTTTCGTTGTTTTGAAGATACAAAAATAGAGGGATTTCAACGAGTTAATTTAATTGGTGGTAAAAATAATTCTGGTAAAACTGCTTTATTAGAAGCTATATATATATATCACCAGAACCACAAAGTATTCTTTTTTTAA
- a CDS encoding lipoate--protein ligase family protein, translated as MLKKQLPTWRFIPLIEGHGKLQMAIDEWLLKQHQHHNHPPTLRFYTWNPVAISLGISQKHHFPNHWQNITYQGKSLDLVKRPSGGRGVLHQGDLTYAVITSNLEGNLDQVYRQICQFLILGWKELGIKLYFGEPKKLYLNSPNCFKLATNADLVNSHGHKFIGSAQLKKAKFILQHGSMMLKPDLKLFEKVFNSLPPQSIIPESLSLDEIINTLTKAAEKCFNCQFVIQPLSEEEMKEIKSHF; from the coding sequence ATGCTCAAAAAGCAACTACCTACTTGGCGTTTTATACCTTTAATCGAAGGACATGGAAAATTACAAATGGCGATTGATGAATGGTTATTAAAACAACATCAACATCATAATCATCCTCCCACTCTTAGATTTTATACATGGAATCCCGTAGCCATTTCTTTGGGTATTAGTCAAAAACATCATTTTCCAAATCATTGGCAAAATATAACTTATCAAGGAAAATCTTTAGATTTAGTGAAACGTCCTAGTGGTGGGAGAGGTGTATTACATCAAGGAGATTTAACTTATGCCGTTATCACATCTAATTTAGAGGGCAATTTAGATCAGGTTTATCGACAAATTTGTCAATTTTTGATTTTAGGATGGAAAGAATTAGGAATAAAATTGTATTTTGGAGAACCGAAAAAGCTATATTTAAACTCACCAAATTGTTTTAAACTCGCCACCAATGCAGATTTAGTCAATTCCCATGGACATAAATTTATTGGCAGTGCACAACTTAAAAAGGCTAAATTTATCCTTCAGCATGGTTCAATGATGTTAAAGCCTGATTTAAAGCTGTTTGAGAAGGTTTTTAACAGCCTACCTCCTCAATCTATTATTCCCGAATCTTTATCTTTAGATGAAATTATCAACACTTTAACAAAAGCAGCAGAAAAATGTTTTAATTGTCAATTTGTTATTCAACCTTTATCAGAGGAAGAAATGAAAGAAATAAAAAGTCATTTTTAG
- a CDS encoding bifunctional (p)ppGpp synthetase/guanosine-3',5'-bis(diphosphate) 3'-pyrophosphohydrolase, with amino-acid sequence MNTTTIIPEIKPVKKLHIPNWLNNCLISDQNDPYNSLICRAFQFAYSLHEGQYRKSGEPYIAHPVAVAELLRDLGGDAEMIAAGFLHDVVEDTDITPDEIETLFGANVRQLVEAVTKLSKFNFSSKTERQAENFRRMFVAMAQDIRVIVVKLADRLHNMRTLDFLAPEKQRLIAEETKEIFAPLANRLGIWHFKWELEDLSFKYLNPIAYNSIKNLVSERRKDREARIENVTAIVNRRLASLGIHPVEVKGRPKHLYGIYHKMERQNKEFDQIYDIAAVRIIVNTNDECYRALAVVHDAFRPIPGRFKDYIGLPKPNLYQSLHTTVVNSNGRPLEIQIRTLEMHYIAEYGIAAHWKYKEAGNSNNTHLSSDEEKFTWLRQLLDWQKDLKDAQEYVDNLRENLFDDDVYGFTPKGEVIPLTRGATVVDFAYRIHSEVGNRMKGARINGKWCPLDQPIKNGDIVEIVTSNNSHPSLDWLNYAVTPSAKNRIRQWYKRSHRDENIARGRELLEKELGKNGLESLLKSDTMQKVAQKCNFVKVDDLLASLGYGEVTCMQIINRLREENKLQQPEKSEIKHDGETPLPTTATKTYKEINGNKYPICGIEGLMYHIAGCCRPLPGENIIGVVTHVRGISIHHHDCPNLATIPGERLIPVSWNSCDVKSRNATYPVDIVIETLDRVGILRDILGRLTDQNINVSNAGVKTDFGKPALISLTIDVQDSTQFQYVINQIKNMSDVLNIRRISEVSSIN; translated from the coding sequence ATGAATACCACCACCATCATTCCTGAAATTAAACCAGTCAAAAAATTACATATTCCGAATTGGTTAAATAATTGTTTAATTAGTGACCAAAACGATCCTTATAATAGCCTAATATGTAGAGCATTTCAATTTGCTTATTCTTTACATGAAGGACAATATCGTAAATCAGGTGAACCTTATATCGCTCATCCTGTAGCTGTTGCAGAGTTATTAAGAGATTTGGGTGGAGATGCAGAAATGATTGCTGCAGGTTTTTTACATGATGTGGTAGAAGATACGGATATTACTCCCGATGAAATTGAAACTCTTTTTGGTGCAAATGTACGCCAGTTAGTAGAAGCGGTGACAAAGTTATCTAAATTTAACTTTTCTAGTAAAACCGAAAGACAAGCAGAAAATTTTCGGCGAATGTTTGTCGCCATGGCTCAAGATATTCGAGTGATCGTGGTAAAATTGGCGGATAGATTACACAATATGCGCACCCTTGATTTTTTAGCCCCAGAAAAACAGCGTTTAATTGCGGAGGAGACCAAAGAAATTTTTGCACCTTTAGCTAATCGTCTTGGTATTTGGCATTTTAAGTGGGAGTTAGAGGATTTATCTTTCAAATATCTCAACCCTATTGCTTACAATAGCATTAAAAACTTGGTTTCAGAAAGAAGAAAAGATAGAGAAGCTAGAATTGAAAATGTAACAGCTATTGTTAATCGTCGTCTGGCAAGTTTAGGCATTCATCCAGTAGAAGTTAAGGGCAGACCAAAACACCTTTATGGAATATACCATAAAATGGAACGTCAAAATAAGGAATTTGATCAAATTTATGACATTGCCGCAGTAAGAATTATCGTTAATACCAATGATGAATGTTATCGAGCTTTAGCTGTAGTTCATGATGCCTTTCGTCCAATTCCGGGTAGATTTAAAGATTACATCGGTTTACCTAAGCCTAATTTATATCAATCTTTACATACCACTGTGGTTAATTCTAATGGAAGACCTTTAGAAATACAAATTCGGACTCTTGAAATGCACTATATTGCTGAATATGGTATCGCCGCCCATTGGAAATATAAAGAAGCGGGGAATTCTAATAACACTCATTTATCCAGTGATGAAGAAAAATTTACATGGTTACGACAATTACTAGATTGGCAAAAAGATTTAAAAGATGCACAGGAATATGTAGATAACCTCAGAGAAAATTTGTTCGATGATGATGTTTATGGCTTTACTCCCAAAGGTGAAGTTATCCCTTTAACTAGAGGTGCAACAGTGGTGGATTTTGCTTATCGCATTCATAGTGAGGTAGGCAATCGCATGAAAGGTGCAAGAATTAATGGTAAATGGTGTCCTCTCGATCAACCAATTAAAAATGGCGATATAGTGGAGATTGTTACTAGCAATAATAGTCATCCTAGTCTTGATTGGCTAAATTATGCTGTAACTCCTAGTGCAAAAAATCGTATCCGTCAATGGTATAAAAGATCCCACCGTGATGAAAATATCGCTAGAGGTAGGGAATTATTAGAGAAAGAATTAGGCAAAAATGGCTTAGAATCTTTGTTAAAATCTGATACCATGCAAAAAGTAGCACAAAAATGTAATTTTGTCAAGGTAGATGATTTATTAGCATCACTAGGTTATGGAGAAGTAACCTGTATGCAAATTATTAATCGTTTACGAGAAGAAAATAAGCTACAACAACCAGAAAAATCAGAAATAAAACATGACGGAGAAACTCCTTTACCCACTACCGCTACAAAAACCTATAAGGAAATAAATGGAAATAAATATCCTATTTGTGGAATAGAAGGACTAATGTATCATATCGCTGGATGTTGTCGCCCCTTACCAGGAGAAAATATCATCGGAGTTGTTACTCATGTTCGAGGTATTTCTATTCATCACCACGATTGCCCTAATTTAGCGACTATACCAGGTGAGCGTTTAATTCCTGTTAGTTGGAATTCTTGTGATGTTAAAAGTCGTAATGCTACTTATCCAGTGGATATTGTTATCGAAACTCTTGATCGTGTCGGTATTCTACGAGATATTTTAGGAAGATTAACAGATCAAAATATTAATGTTAGTAATGCTGGAGTAAAAACAGATTTTGGTAAACCTGCCTTAATTTCTCTAACCATTGATGTGCAAGATTCTACCCAATTTCAATACGTGATTAATCAAATCAAAAATATGAGTGATGTTTTAAACATCCGTCGTATTAGCGAAGTTTCTAGTATTAACTAA